The sequence TATGTATAGCCTAATATTATATAACATTACAAGATAATCATGACATAAATATACAGTCTTGGttacaaatattttcttcttctCAATAGTTTGCGGCTTATTAAAACGGCTTTGGTTTAGGTTTAAACGTGTGCAGTTTCAAGAGAGCAGGTGGATCTTGACATATTGGTAAGTTTCCACTGCCATCTGCTGTTCACATGTAGATTTACACCACTTTTTCACAACCGCTTAAAGGCTTTGGATTACATGCTTAGCACATTAATACAATAATACAGCCTGAATGAGAGGATTCGCATGAATCGACGATGTGTTCGAGAGGATTTGTTTTAAAGTTAGGAAAGATTTAAAATATGTGGCATTTGAGACACCATAATTATCAGAATGAGTAGAGAGTTCGAAGTTATAAGAGTTTGTTGGTTAGCCTCCTTACATGTGGGTTTTATCATTCATAAAAGACAAACACACTGAAACATTTCATGTCATCTTAAATCTGCCGTAGGCCTGTGTGAATTGAAAATGGGTCGAAGTTTGTTGCCCCAGATACAGTTGTTTCTGAAATATGAACAGTCACCTGGTTAGTGCTCGATTTAGAATCCTCACCTTTCCACAGATTGATTCAGGCTTGTCTGACCTTTATTACTGAACAGTATGCCATTCAACTCAAATGGCTTACAGAATGAGTTACTTTTCAGTGAGCAAGCTAAAGTAGCTGAGCTATTCAGCTCTAATGTAAAGGAGTGAAAGTACAAATTCTTAAAATGTCccaaaagaaatataaaaacttaTATATATCATGCATCTCAACCAGCTTTTTTTTCCATCAAGACAAAAAGCCAAAGTTAACTCAATGCATTTTATTACATCTAAATGTCTCTACATAAACATGTAACATTCAATAGGTAAACAATTTCTTTCAATGcatgtaataaatatttttttcacttaGTACTTTATACAAACTGACATTGGTCTACTGTACAATATGTGTTCCACatcttaaaaatctttttttttcttttttttttctcataaaacATGCCACATAGACACAGAGTGGATGAGATTTAAGGCAGTGAGCATAGATGTCAGCTTActgaaatggaaaataaaataaacttggaCTTTGACACCAAGTCCACTCATAACACAATTCTGcatctaaaatatataaattagttTGTTGTGAAGTTGAGGATTCAACTTTAACATATAAATGCACATCACTGGAACATCCAAATTTGCACAATGTTTGCCCTACATCAAGaacaaaaacatgcacacacgcattcatacacacattcacacacaactTATCCCTTTATCAATCATAACCAAAATCAACAAATTAATGAAAACTTGTATTCTGTTTGTCACTGAAGCTTTCGTCTATATCCTTGGTAACAAACCGACTATGAAACAAAGGACAAGAACTGTCTAGATTTACTTGTTAAAATATAAAGTCAATAATTAACACTGCTGGAGATCTAACAAGTAGTCAATTTGGTAACAAGGGTTTTGCAATAACAGCGTATGTACTTTTGTCGCTGTCATTTTTATCTCGTTAATTACCTAACCAATTACATTTTGAACCAATCTTAAGAGTCAAGAGACAAATTGACTGATAAACATCTAATGCTttcagaagaaatgttttttaaaaggaGGTTTAGAGGGCAAAGGAAACGGAGTGAGACTCATCAGTCTATCAAACAATGCAAGACACGATAGCTAGATTCTGTCACAGGCAATTACCCCAGTCCCAAACCCAGTTAGGCTTTGAAAAGAGTTCTGGTCAACAACACTGAGAGAGCCACACCAGCAAACACACgcgcacatgcacacacacacaccttagtCTGTTTGATGTAAGTATAACTAAAAAGAGATTTGAACTCTTTCtaatttaacttttatttttccaaCACATTTTGTCAAACAATATTTCTCAAATGATTTATATCtcaattattttcctctttTAGGGTCAAGCAGCACTTGAAAGGACATCCATTGGTTACTCAGtaggattattattttttttaaactcccAAGTCTGTAGATAAGAGCTCTAAATCTGATGGGCGCCATGAGGAACAGCTTAATAGAGGCGAAGTGAAGTACAAGAAATAACAGGCCCAGTCTTTCACAtgcaaaacacactcacacaaggCACACATGACAAAACGGTAGCCGAAATGAGTGGCTTTAGGACTTCCCGCACAGCAGCAAGCGCAGATGACCTAACAGACAACTGAACAGAGACCTGCAATGTCAAAACAAACATCTATGAGCAAGTTAAGGACACACGCCTACACCGAAGACACCATAACCTCACCATCTATGCCACTGCTGAACCTCCAAACAAATGATTCCTTCTGAAAAATTCAAACGAGAGAGGGACGGAGGGAAGGATAGAAGAAAGAATGAGAGAACAATCAAGCATGGTAGCCACAAAGAAAGAGTAAATCTTTACTTTCTACACAAGGTGTACATTTAAGTTCACTGAACTCACAAGCTCTCACTCTAAAAACTTCAACACTAAAAAGTGTTCTTTTGGCATCGAGCAAGAAAAAATATGGATGTAAATCTGTTAGAGAATtacattgttttaaaaacagTCATGAATTACATTTCACATAAGAATTATGAGGTCAGATATTGTCAATCTGTAACAATGCTTTTACTTCCAGTTGTTAACTTGAAGGAGAAGGAATGCTTCTTAACAGCCcacaaacttaaagggatagttcatccaaaagtaaagattcagtcatcatttactcaccctcgtgtcgttccaaacctgtgtgtgtgactttctttcttcagcggaacacaaaagatatttttaagaatgtttcaGTGGGGTCAAAAACAATACTGGagcccactgactttcattgtatggaaaaaacgAACACTGAAAATATCTTCATGAAAGTGGTGACGAGTGTtatctttgggtgaactatccctttaaaagcattatataaaataatcctgCATGTTTAGGGGAAATGTGATTGGCAAAGACATGTCAAGTTTTGCTGGGAAGAGAAAAGAACCAAGGGTCCGGTAGACGGTCCAATCGCAGCCATTGTGCCCTGTGGAATCAGACAAAATATAGAAATCACAGAATATGATGGGGAAAGGATATAAAAAGTGTTCATATTATGTTAAAGGGGTTGAGCCGAAGCTGTGAAGGGAAAAACAGCGTCAGTTTCCAAGGAGCTAAAACCCAAAGTAACTTAGCAAGCCGTGTTGGGCGAAAACTCTTTCAAGTTTACATATACATtagatagctagatagataAGTATAtacaaaagtaaaacaaaaaatatatttgttctCTGTACACGGCAACGATTATCATCGTTTACAAAAACGCCCTTCGGTCATCCTGTATGTCCCTTTTTCTTCCCAATGTTTGGAAGTCTCTTCAGTCAGTTTCCCGTGGGAGGGTTCAGTCCTGGGTCAGTCTAACGAGATGACGTCTGGGACGGGTCCGTAGATGGCAGACATGGGGGCCGATTCGGAGTTGGGGAGCGGGGCGGGTGGATGTCCAAGGCTTTCCCGTAAGCTGCTGGAGGACACCAGGCTGCTGCCGGTGCTGCTGCCGTTGACGTTAATGGGAGGGAGGTTGCTGCTTACAGGGGTGGAGGGAGGGTCCAGGAAGAGTTGAGACGAGCCGTACGGGAGGAAACGACTCAGGAGGAGGTCGTGATCTTCCGATGCAGACGCAGCCGCTGCCATCACCATGTTGTAGTGCTGGAGGGACACAGCAAAAAAATGAGTCAGGTAAAGAGAAAACAACCAATAGATTAGCAGTATCTGTCAATCACAACGGGCTGATAAATGTTTGGATTGTGTTACCTGATGATTCTCCCCTTGTAAAAAAGGGAAAAAGTTGAGATCTGTAAGAGGAAACGGAGACAAATGAGTACATTGAAATTGAAATGAGCACATTTCCCACATTAAACATTCTTCTAAAGATGGTTGTGTGTTGTACCTGACAGGTCTGTGGGCGTAGAATAGTAGTGGCGGTAGTCCTGAATGAGGGGAGGAGGTGGAGGAATGTAATTGGTGTCCACCTGAGGCATGCTGGGTGTTCGGCTTAAAGGAGATGCTTGTCTGTGGAGATTTAGCACCCTATGAACACACGCCAACAAACAAGTTAGCTTGAGAAAAGTGACTCTTTTGCATTATTTATGGATATTCAAAGAGAAATATGACAAATATGTTTTACTGAAATGATCATTTACCCATTATCCATCTGAGGAGAGATGCTGGACAGCGAGGGGCAGCTCTTCTTCTGAGGGGGTTCTTCATCTTCCTCTTCTTCAGACGAGCTGTCGAGAGTCAAATCAATCACCTCCACTTTTTTGCTGTTGCTTCCACTGTTGCCGTTCGTTTGAGAGTTTTGCTCTGACACTGTATGACATCCACctgatccacacacacacagaggggTTGTAAACAAAATAGCTTCAGGGTGTAGTTCAATTTATACAAGTATGACATATTTCAggagaattaaagggttagttcagccaaaaatgaaaataatgtcatttattactcaccctcgtgccgttgtacacccgtaagatcttcgttaatcttcggaacacaaattaagatatttttgttgaaatccgatggctcagtgaggcctgcatagccagcaatgacatttcctctctcaagatccattaatgtactaaaaacatatttaaattagttcatgtgagtacagtggttcaatagtggttaatattataaagcgacgagaatatttttggtgcgccaaaaacactgcttcaggaagcttcgcagtgttatgattcttctgtgtcgaatcatgattcgggatcgcgtgtcaaactgccaaactgctgaaatcacttgactttggcgctccgaaccgctgattcgacacactgattcataacactccgaagcttcccgaagcagtgttttgaaatcggccatcactaaataagtcgttattttgtttttttggtgcaccaaaaatattcttgtcgctttataatattaatattgagccactgtactcacatgaactgatttaaatatgtttttagtacctttatggatcttgagagaggaaatgtcattgctggctatagaggcctcactgagccatcagatttcaacaaaaataactttatttttcgTTTTGAAGATTAacagaggtcttacgggtgtggaatggcatgagggtgagtgataaatgacagaattttcatttttgggtgaactaaccctttaaggtcatATTCATTATTTTGCCACCAGATCAGAGATATTAATTTCACAAGCCCCATTTACACCTGGCATTAACATCAATCTCAGGTGATCTGATCACAGGTGAACAGTGCCAGCTGTAAATGGGgtccaaaatattttttggacAATACCATTGTTCAAAACTTTGAGgtgggtaagattttttttaatgtttctaaaatgttttaatgtttcatTCCAAAACTGTGGAATGATCTGTCCATCGCTATTAGATCAGCCAAATCACTTACTACTTTTAAATTGAGGTTAAAATCACATCTGTTTAACGCTGTGTGTGAACTTCCTTGAAGGGGTTTCAATTGCAACAGTGTCtgttttatgtttgtgtgtgaattttgttttgttttttaaatttattttttatgaattcatGTCGCTTGTGATAGTAAAGCACTTCGGGCAACTGGTATTGTATTAAACTGTGCTATatgagaagaaaaagaaagaaagaaagaaagaaagaaagaaagaaagaaagaaagaaagaaagaaagaaagaaagaaagaaagaaagaaagaaagaaagaaagaaagaaagaaagaaagaaaagtctCCTATGCTCAcccaggctgcatttatttgatcaaaagtacagtaaaacagtaatactgtaaaattcctgtgatggcaaaggtaTTATTCTtgtgattttcagcatcattcattactccagtcttcagtcacatgatccttcagaaatcattctaatatgctgatctgtgCTCAatgtcttattattatcaatgttgaaaacggttgtgctgcttaatatttttgtataactGTGATAATTTTTTCAGCATTCATTGAagaatagaaatttcaaaagaacagcgttcatttaaataatttttttctaactATGTAAAAGtcattactgtcacttttgatcaatttagtgcattctagctaaaaaaaaaatagaaataaaaaataaaatctttcagaccccaaacttttgaactgtgtAGTGTATATTTGAAGGTAGCCATAAACAAACATGCCCACGCCAACATTACTGCTAAAGAACCCTTGACCGCAGCAAACAACCAACTACTTGCCAGTCAATCATTGTGTCAAGTATGGCTTTAAAAGAAAAGTCTGCTGGCATTTTTTCTTACTTTACTCACAGAAAAACAATGGCAAGTGCTGTATCAGGGGTTTTAAGAGGCTTTTCACCCATTCTTAATTTTCAAGAATGCACTCAAAACGCCTCCTGCACCAGTTCCTCAACAATATGAGGAGATGATCATCAGTGACTTAAACTTACCATCGATGCCATTGTATGAAGCAGACACTTCCTGCACTTCCTTTTTCGACCTCATGGGGGCCCAGCTGCCATCTTCCTTGAACTGGATTTCATCACAATCTAAACAGCTGTTAAGAATCTCCATAAACAACCTAAGGATGAACAGAGAAATGGTTGGGAACAAAGGAGAGAtaagagaagaaagaaagagtgaATTCACGAATCATCTACTCTCTAATGCAcagctggacaatttcatgcaaaagttaaaattataatagaaAACTAAAGGTGCGAGTACTGCATTACtgcatttaattattaaatgagTTTCATGTGCAGTTCTGTTCTATTAGTGTTGTGCATACCCGTCAATGATGAGATGTTCATAGGGTGCTTTTTTGTCACAGACAGGACACACCCATGTGGGCTTCTTTTCATTCATCTGGATGTAGAGTGTAGCATCAAAACACTGCAGGTGTGAACACGTCAACGCCCGACACGGAATCATTAGCCGCATCTTTCCCAGCTGTGTAACACAGGCAAAAGCACAGACAATCATGGAGAAATTAACACACAGAGACATCCCGTATGGATACAAtccagacaaacacacacacacacacacagacacacaggtttgttttgctacctaaagtgaggacattccatacacctaaacctacccgtcacagaaaacattctgcatttttacatttttaataaaacattgtttagtatgtttttaaagctattttaaatatgaggactcaagaaatgtcctcatatttcatgtttacattgtaataccagtgtaatacccatgtcattatacaaatttgtgtcctcataaatcagaaaaacgcacgcgcacacacacacacacacacacactcacacaggtTTGGAGATAGACCAAAGAATGAAAAGAACAAGAAGTGAAACACGAACAAAACTTATATAATCATGACAATATACAACTGACATTAAACAGTCTAACTATTTTAGACAGATTTATGAGTCATAATATACAAAACATTCTGAATCTGATTTCATTTTGAGCTTAAAATCAAAAAcatctgtctttgttttgtgtGATCTTTAACTACTTTGAAACAttagaatcctaaaaaaatataacattttggtTCTCATATGGTCTTTGTAAGGTCCTGCAGCCGGCTGCAACAAACCTGTTAAGCAAAGAAAACCCTCTGATCATTTGTTTCAGATTGTAATTAAGAGTTTTCTTAGCTTTAGAGGTTTGTTGCAGCCGGTCCCTGGGCTTAAACTAACAAGTAGACAttcaaaaatatacagtactgtgcaaaagtcttaggcaccttagtattttcacacacacacaaaaaagttttaaaccagttatttatatcttttgttgtagtgtgtcagtaggagatttcagtttacattttcaaacattcattttgccattacactgcgttccaaattattatgcaattgacatatcagtaagatttcagtacaataaacattcagattttagtttttctaagaaaatgtttgtttgtttatttatccatgactttttagataactggtatcaatctcagacaaaataatttgccagatctatggaaaccctacttagaggttgttccacattattaagcaagtcacagttctcatgcaatatgaggaggaagaaagatctttctgaagatgaaaagcatgaaatggtccaatgttgtgcaaaaggcatgaaaacaattaatattgtgtgaaacttaatggagattatcgaattatcataagatttgtgagtgatttagagcacagcagaactcggtcagataaaggcttattaatgaaagttcctatcaaaaaaatgtattgtattaaaagggcagctataaaaaagccagtgttgagcagcaaacaggtatttgaagctgctggtgtctctggagtattgagaacctcaccatgcaggctggcagttgtgtgtaaagatgcacttcagccactccaaaccaaagctcacaaagagaaacatttacagtgggtgtagaaatacattttcaaacagttttattgttgtggtgtttttttgcagcatgggatagtgcatagtgcattgtacaatagtgcattgtactatgcactatcctcctttttatactatagctgaaaatggccagttatgaactccacatatcttgcaaaagtcattttaataccctccatctcacttcctaGTATTCCAGCacaaatcatcacccaccagctccttgctgacgtcacggtcttgttggaacgtggtggccattcaccaaccatccagaaatccatccatttagaccatacattgtagtacggcattagtcagtgaataaaactatttaaaaatgagtcttcatgtatttctacacccactgtaaatgtttctctttgtgaggtttggtttggagtggctgaagtgcatctttacgcacaactgccagcctgcatggagagcttctcgagactccagagacaccaggagcttcaaatacctgtttgctgctcaacactggctttttttatagctgcccttttaatacaattcatttttttgacaggaactttcattaataagcctttatctgaccgagttctgctgtgctctaatcactcacaaatcttatgataattcgataatctccattaagtttcacacaatattaattgttttcatgccttttgcacaacattgcaacatttcatgcttttcatcttcagaaagatctttcttcctcctcatattgcatgagaactgtgacttgcttaataatgtggaacaacctctaagtagggtttccatagatctggcaaattattttgtctgagattgataccagttatctaaaaagacatggataaataaacgaacaaacattttcttataaaaactaaaatctgaatgtttattgtacagaaatcttactgatttgtctcttgcataataatttggaacgcagtgtaattgtaataatccagtgagagaggagtctgacaacagccggtaTGATCCACAcggagatctgatctcaccatcatcaaatctgtttgattacatgaagaaacagatgaaactgtgacaaaccaaatccagaagaactgtggccgtaTCTCcaagatgcttgaagaaacctgcAAATTTgcctgtaaaactatgtgcaagtgtacctggacaagAGCTGTTTTAAAACGCAAAGGGTGGTCACGCCAAATATTGACTGATTTAGTTAATAgaagttaattgataaataaaatctatttatgacattatttttgaaagcatcctcactttacagtatttttacacaagtgcctaaaTCTTTTCACAGTAGCTTTGCAGGCAGGTTCTTCAAGCGTCTTGGAGACGTTGCCACAGTTTTTCTGGATTTAGTCTGTCACAGTTTtctctgtttcttcatgtaatcccTGATGGactcgatgatggtgagatcagatctccgTGTGGATCAtaccggctgttgtcagactccttgtgcatacaaaaatctcactggattattacaattaatggcaaaaggaaggtttggaaatgtgaactgatATCTTCTACTGACACACtgcagcaaaagatataaataactggattaaaactattttttggGGTGAAAATAATAACATGCCTAAGACATTTGCACAGTACTATACATTACCGGATGTGTGTTTGATAAAATGCTTACCGGACATAATAATGAAACTCTTAGGCTGGTGGTTGCTATTTCACTGTCAGGGTCTGCCGTTAACTTTTCCTTTACTGCAGGACATGAGCAAAAGCACACATTAGCAGCACAAAACCCACAGTGATCTTTACAGCTGCACTGCTATTAATACATGTCTGCGAGTTATTAATACAACTGGAGAAATACAGTCCCATTTAACCTGGctataatcagtgttgggggtaacgcattaaaacagaaaaaggaATCCGCACAACAAACAAATTCAAAGTTGATGTGCTGATTCCTTTTTCAGTTTTTTCATGTTTCATAAACTGAATCTATGCacccaaaaaatatttttcatatataaattGGAGGagaacatttcatattttttgccagggggtaacgcattacagtTAATGTGagttaatcagattacttttttaagtaGAGAGTTAAGTAACGCATTGCTTATTACCTTATTATAAAATatctaattaaaaacaaacaagcccaTCCCAGGAGAGAAAAAGTGAagcaacacattactttccataaaaagtaactaagtaactcaacaagttactttttttttagggagtaatgcaatattgtaacgcattacttttaaagtaactttccccaacactggctaTAATAAAGGACCAAACACTTCATACCTATTACTTCATACAAATTCATACTGTACTGTACACTACCATCCAGAAGGTAGGGAttagtaagaattgtatttcttttaaatgaatgaattaatatttttattcaacaaggatgcattggattgattaaaagtgacagtaaagaaattaatattgctacAAAAGActttgattttaaataaatattgttctattgaactttctattcatcaaagaatcctgaaaaggaaattttttgttcagtttattgttcatttatttcccatttattgacagACACCTCTCCTGTactcatgttgagagaaattgtgAGTGAGGTGCAAAGGCGTTGTGTacactgtgtaaacatgatgatAATTGTAGTTCTAgatctagactaaatgtgagcatggcatttactcatctcacttgcacaaaaatagATTCAGTATTCatcagaattaataaaaacagggacatgcaaactcagaatattacacaAACCTGCACAAACTAAATGTTAATGTTCTTTCGTTCGGTTCCACATGAAAGccttaaatgcatgtttgagcagtcagtttccacaaaatatttagcagctgttttcaacatataataatgagaaatgtttcttgagcaccaaatcagcatattagaatgatttctgaaggatcatgtgacactgaagactggtgcTTCAGAAATTGTTTGAGCTGCCTTAGGCTGATGTGCGTGTGTTCAACAAGGGCATCAGGGCTTTCTTTCAGAATTAATAAGCCTCTTCAGACAGTTTATAGGTTGATGCATAAAATCTTTTAAAGTATCATGGAAAGTTTGAAGGGCAGACAAGAACGAAGAAAGAGCAATCTGTGTAAAGCAGAACTGTCAGTTTTTAGAGCAATCCTAGATTAACTCAGTTCTATCACACTATGCTATATAGACTAAAACATTCTGGTATATATACACAATCAAGCTATCAAGCTCTACTTGATAGGTttaagaaaattattattgacTGCAGTCCATGGAGAACAATTTTCAT is a genomic window of Megalobrama amblycephala isolate DHTTF-2021 linkage group LG3, ASM1881202v1, whole genome shotgun sequence containing:
- the pias1a gene encoding E3 SUMO-protein ligase PIAS1 isoform X2, with the translated sequence MSQHTSQMVMSLRVSELQVLLGYAGRNKHGRKHELLTKALHLLKAGCSPAVQMKIKELYRRRFPTKLVSPAELALPGVHPAASLPPGLTQLGFDGHGAPPSPLLPISLLGPKHELGLPHLPTNLHPVHPDVKLQRLPFYDLLDELIKPTSLASDNSQRFQETCFAFALTPQQVQQVSSSMDISGTKCDFTVQVQLRFCLSETSCPQEDHFPPNLCVKVNGKPCNLPGYLPPTKNGVEPKRPSRPINITSLVRLSTTVPNTIVVSWTSEIGRSYSMAVYLVKQLSSTMLLQRLRAKGIRNPDHSRALIKEKLTADPDSEIATTSLRVSLLCPLGKMRLMIPCRALTCSHLQCFDATLYIQMNEKKPTWVCPVCDKKAPYEHLIIDGLFMEILNSCLDCDEIQFKEDGSWAPMRSKKEVQEVSASYNGIDGGCHTVSEQNSQTNGNSGSNSKKVEVIDLTLDSSSEEEEDEEPPQKKSCPSLSSISPQMDNGVLNLHRQASPLSRTPSMPQVDTNYIPPPPPLIQDYRHYYSTPTDLSDLNFFPFLQGENHQHYNMVMAAAASASEDHDLLLSRFLPYGSSQLFLDPPSTPVSSNLPPINVNGSSTGSSLVSSSSLRESLGHPPAPLPNSESAPMSAIYGPVPDVISLD
- the pias1a gene encoding E3 SUMO-protein ligase PIAS1 isoform X1, which translates into the protein MAESAELKQMVMSLRVSELQVLLGYAGRNKHGRKHELLTKALHLLKAGCSPAVQMKIKELYRRRFPTKLVSPAELALPGVHPAASLPPGLTQLGFDGHGAPPSPLLPISLLGPKHELGLPHLPTNLHPVHPDVKLQRLPFYDLLDELIKPTSLASDNSQRFQETCFAFALTPQQVQQVSSSMDISGTKCDFTVQVQLRFCLSETSCPQEDHFPPNLCVKVNGKPCNLPGYLPPTKNGVEPKRPSRPINITSLVRLSTTVPNTIVVSWTSEIGRSYSMAVYLVKQLSSTMLLQRLRAKGIRNPDHSRALIKEKLTADPDSEIATTSLRVSLLCPLGKMRLMIPCRALTCSHLQCFDATLYIQMNEKKPTWVCPVCDKKAPYEHLIIDGLFMEILNSCLDCDEIQFKEDGSWAPMRSKKEVQEVSASYNGIDGGCHTVSEQNSQTNGNSGSNSKKVEVIDLTLDSSSEEEEDEEPPQKKSCPSLSSISPQMDNGVLNLHRQASPLSRTPSMPQVDTNYIPPPPPLIQDYRHYYSTPTDLSDLNFFPFLQGENHQHYNMVMAAAASASEDHDLLLSRFLPYGSSQLFLDPPSTPVSSNLPPINVNGSSTGSSLVSSSSLRESLGHPPAPLPNSESAPMSAIYGPVPDVISLD